The Winogradskyella schleiferi genome contains the following window.
CATAGCTACAGCAACACGCCCTAGATCATATGTGATGTTAGATTTTGAAAAGCTCAACAATGAAAAGTTGCTATCCATAATCATTTGTATTTCGTAAAAATTTACACTCAATCCTATACCATAGCCTACCAACACCATAATACCGTAGAAACGATAGGATTTTACTGCAGACAATATGCTTAACTTAAAAAATGCAATACCCAAAAGCATCATGCTCAAAATATCCCACACATCGTAACGGTAGAGGTAGTATTTTCCAAAATGCATATTTATTGGTGCTAAAAAGGCCACAACAGAAAAGTAATCGCTTTGCATATTTTTGTTATGTTCAGCTATTGCTTCTGGCGAGCGTTCCCTTTGGCGTTCTTCCCATTTCGCGGTGGCTTCTTTTAGGTCGTTAGTAAGTACTTTACCCTCCGTTTTATACTGTGCAGCTAATTCGACTTTTTCCATAAATTTGATGTCAGATTTATAGTCGCCATAATTCCAAAGTGTGCCTGCAGAAAATAGTAAAATGGCTATAATGATTAACTTTTTAGGAGCCAAATTTCTAAAAGAATATACCAAAAAACCCATGAGCGAATAACTGAATAAAATTTCTCCAACCCATAGAATTAAATACGCATGAATGAGTCCGAAAACCAACAGCCACATTAAGCGTCTAAAATAGATGTCTGCGGCTTTGATACCTGCACCTTTCTTCTCCAAACGGTCTAAAAGAATAAACATACCTGCACCAAATAATAGTGAAAACAAGGCACGCATAGTGCCTTCAAAAAGCATATTTGTGGTGATCCATGTGTAAAGATCCCAACCTTTAGCACCACCGGAAACTGTTGGGTCTTCATAGGCATGTGCTAATGCCATACCATTAATGTTCATTAATAAAATTCCGAAAAGTACAATACCACGCATAACATCTAAAGATTGAATACGCTCGATTGCTTTTAATGGTGTTAAGGATGTTGCAGTTGTTGTCATTTGTTGGTTGGTTTTGGTTATTTATTCTTTTCAATATTAAAAAGTGCCATCATCCACATCCTGTATAAATTGGATCAATCCAGAGAAATACGCTTCAGGATCATCATATTGCGAAATATGACCTGAATTTGTGGTTAAACTTCTACCGTTT
Protein-coding sequences here:
- a CDS encoding DUF418 domain-containing protein gives rise to the protein MTTTATSLTPLKAIERIQSLDVMRGIVLFGILLMNINGMALAHAYEDPTVSGGAKGWDLYTWITTNMLFEGTMRALFSLLFGAGMFILLDRLEKKGAGIKAADIYFRRLMWLLVFGLIHAYLILWVGEILFSYSLMGFLVYSFRNLAPKKLIIIAILLFSAGTLWNYGDYKSDIKFMEKVELAAQYKTEGKVLTNDLKEATAKWEERQRERSPEAIAEHNKNMQSDYFSVVAFLAPINMHFGKYYLYRYDVWDILSMMLLGIAFFKLSILSAVKSYRFYGIMVLVGYGIGLSVNFYEIQMIMDSNFSLLSFSKSNITYDLGRVAVAMGHIGAIMLFCKLPVLALLKKSLGAVGKMALTNYVMHSVFALFLFTGAGFGLFGEFQRHELLYIVLSIWIFQLIASPIWLHYFQFGPLEWLWRNLSYNKRHPINKP